The window AAGAAAAATCTAGATTGCGCGTAATTCTGCATGCATTATCAGATACAGTAAGCTTTGTTAtcaaatgtgtaaatatcacTTTTCaacataatgtaatttaatacttCATGAGTGCTACTGTTAGGTACAGGTCAGTTTTGTTCAAATCattttccatgttcaatacaagttaaactcagtcagcAGTATataaggcataatgttgattaccaccaaaaatgatTTCTTCTCATTCCTCATTTATTtcaaaatcgtggttacagtaaggcacttacaaaggaagtgcgatactgcagatattgttgactttcttatgacaaattgcttgctattttcttcatttgtatgtcgctttggataaaagcatctgctaaattactaaatgtaaatgtaattgaattGGAACATtctataaacaataaaatacacacggttttaaaagtatagccaaaagatgttaactttatatgtgttaacatgatctaGTGGGGAAAAAATCTCTGTTCTCAacgatttaaataatttttattttaatttttttaacgagTGACAAGTTAAAGTAATCTTTTGTAGTAATTAACTTTACCCACAAACAAcgtttgccgcaaattcaccactgatcattttcacatgcaaattagtttGCGTCATAATTGcgttaaattgttcattgttgtcaaaggtttgccagaggttcaccgcTACCGCTGAAGAGCTGCAATCTTCtttcaaacatttgcagcgaatcaaatgctaatttgcatgtaaaaataacaagcgtcaaatttgcggcaagtttacattttttgtgagggtagGCCACGTATGCTGTCTATTCAGTCTATTCAGgcgttgtgcctgctattcattTTGATAGccttgttaaagataaatgttactttgtacaaccttcacactgCATTGCTTCAAACGGGACGGGAAGTTTACGCAGAATTGCTGTCCAGtgatggaacacgaggacaattgcatttcaggtCATACATGGAACGGAGATTTAtcgcatgtgcagtaaggggatttaatacttttcatatgtttcagtgtggacgagcagcttttggaaaacgcttgaaaacagcagtgtggatTGAGAGCGTTTCGAAAGCAAAaacaccattttcaaatgtatatgtTAGCCTAAGATATTACTGATCAGAGACTTCTTTCACTTTTGTTTCTTGAAGGTTGAATCAGTTTAATTTCTTTAacctgacaaagccaacatactgttatccAACAAACTTAGTTTaggttttttttcaaaatctctaAACCGAAAACAAcatttctaactcctcctagagctttcaagctacatccaccaaacatgGTACACACCTTGAAACTGTTCTGGAATAGAGTGCTATGACCTTTCTAACTTAAAGGACTTGCGGTTGTCGAACAGCGGACAATCAAAAACCAGAAAAATCAAACAGACTTACACTGACTGAATTTGCAAACATGCCAAGACTATTCGAAATCCAGCagtcaaataatttaaatgtaaacaaacccacacaaggcctttaatctgattttagtttctctctctctcgatcaaTCGATCTATCGTTCCTTTTGCaacatgattttggtgtaatTGTCTACAAAGTATTTAAGCATACTGAAGCCCTTTAAAATTGATGAACTTCAGGCACATAATTTTTTCCCATTATATTAGAAGTGAATTTAACTAAATCTCAAATAATTGTTGAACTTCAATcattttttcatgtattttttctatttttttatgacaatttcCCTAGAAATAAAAGCCTAATGGATTTAATTATTGTAATATTCTGTAACAGGTCAAGTTATCCTAATGTACACCCGTGTGCATTTCGGAATGCAACAAGACAACCTCAATACTCTGATGGCATCCTTTCTGTTCCAGTGGAACTTGTTTTGTTCAAATCAACCAGAAGCTCATGCCAAAATGAAGGACATTTGGAATTCTTTGATCATTTTTTTGAAAGAAGACATTGAATATCAAACCAAACAAGACCCAAATAAACTTGCAGTGTAATTACCTTTATTTTCCCCAACACAATCACTTATTACAGAAATTCACCACCATCAAAAGACGAAGAACATCACCTCATGCCATAATTCATCTACACAGTACACATATTTATGTAACACCACGTGTACATGGTGTCCTCAGCTTGAGCATCCATACAGCTTGTTGATTCTCAGGATGTCGGTGTTGGACAGATCCTGCCTCTGTCCGATTTGCACCCTTGCATCAGGAATGGGAGTAATGGTTTCCACCCCGGCCTGGGTGGCGAAGGCCGTACTTCCATAGTGCATGATGGAGCCGTAGTCGTATGGAGTGTTTTGATTATTGGTGTCCTGTTTTTGGAAGTTGTAGGCCATGTCAGGAGAGATGTTCTCCCAGTTGATCCTGACATACTGGTCACGGTCGCTCCTGGTTTGCTCGTGGTAGAAGCCCAGGGCATGGTTGAGCTCATGCTGAGCGATGCCACGATACACACAACCTAATCTTTTGAGGGAGACAACCTGTTTGCCTCCAATTCTACCAAGAGAAGAGTAGCACCTGAGAAGGAAAAAAGAGGAGTTAATGTTACAGGACATGTTGTGAAAGAGTTCAGTTGCGTCTTGTTGATATTGTATGATTGTCCTCACCCATCTTTGTTCTCAATACTGAGGTAGTCGGTCTGAGATGTTCTGGCCACAAAGCGGATGCAGGTTTTGGTGTGGAAGGTCTCCATGGCGCTCTGAATAACTGACTTGTCAGAAGAggctgcaaaataaaaaataaaaaaaggcccaAAGTTTCAAAATCGCATGTACATGAATCATAGCTATGTTGCATGATTAAAGTGCATTCACTTACAGAATTCATTGCTCATTATGTAAGGAACCTCCACTAAGTTTTTTGCGTTTTTCTTCCAGAAACAGTTATTGTTGAAGCAGAAGAGAGCATTTCTAGTTTTGGGAAACACCAGGTCTCCTTCCATCAAGAGTTCAGAAGATCCTGTGTTTAAAGGAAAAGACATTTTCAATAACACAATATAAATCTGGACCTGAATTGAAATACATTATAGAAATATGCCTCTATTCTGTCAAAGTTATTGTTGGCTTTAGCTGACTGACCATTGTTGGACTCCAAAATCCTTGTAGTGATGTCCATAGCTTCTGGCTCTGTTAAAATCACATCTTCAACCCTCTGCTCCTGGCGATGTAAATAGAAATGTTTAAAGTGACTTATTTGAGGAAAGCCGATCATTGAAGTGCAGAGAGAAACTAGACAAGGTCTTACCATGAGAGGAGACGCCTGGACGACGCCAACCAGCAGCAGCAGAATGGAAAAGGAAGCTCTTGGGTCCATGTTGCCTCAGGTTGTAGAGATGACC of the Myxocyprinus asiaticus isolate MX2 ecotype Aquarium Trade chromosome 49, UBuf_Myxa_2, whole genome shotgun sequence genome contains:
- the LOC127438003 gene encoding hatching enzyme 1.2-like — its product is MDPRASFSILLLLVGVVQASPLMEQRVEDVILTEPEAMDITTRILESNNGSSELLMEGDLVFPKTRNALFCFNNNCFWKKNAKNLVEVPYIMSNEFSSSDKSVIQSAMETFHTKTCIRFVARTSQTDYLSIENKDGCYSSLGRIGGKQVVSLKRLGCVYRGIAQHELNHALGFYHEQTRSDRDQYVRINWENISPDMAYNFQKQDTNNQNTPYDYGSIMHYGSTAFATQAGVETITPIPDARVQIGQRQDLSNTDILRINKLYGCSS